CCACTGGTTCCACACAAGAGTAAAGTTGTCCTTCAGTTCTCTCTCACTGAGGCTCTTCCCTTTCAGAGTCACAGCCAGCTCCCGACTCCTTTTCAGGAGCTCATCTTCATACTCCAACTTCCTGGCATCCAgtttcctctgctccttctgtAGCTCAATGAGAttctcacatttcttttttgtttcatgaAGAAGAGTCTCTTTGAGTTCTTTCAGCTTCAGCTCTGTGTTTGATTTCCACTGGACCAGTGTCTCACGGTCTTTGTCTTCCCTGAAATACTTTTCCACTTCTTTCTCAATGGCATCACTTGTCTTTTGCACTTCCCCTTCAAGGTGCTGTCTGGTGACATTTTGCCAGTCCCCATTCCGAATTTTGTTGTACAGTCCCATCTGTACATCTAAGATGTGACTTCTAAGCTTCCATGTCCACTGACTGTAGGCACTTTCCAGTTTCCTGTACACAGCAATCTCCAGGGAATTCTTGAAGCTGAACACAAAGTTTTCATTCAGCAAAGCATTCCAGAGGTCACCAATACGATCTTTCAGGCCTGAGAGCCTCAAAATGCTGCGCTGCGACTGCTTCTTGGCAGACTGGAGGATTTTGCTCTTGAGTTGCTGGACATTCTGGCTGTAGGTGGGGTTGGGTGGTGCCATTGGGGGATCTCCTACCCACAGGTGAGCAAAGTAGTGAATGTGGGTGTTCACATCAAATCCAATGACATCGCTGAAGGAGGAGATGTCACAGAATTCCTGCTGAGCAGCGACCACCGTCATTTCATCCAGCTTTTCCTGGAAATGCCTTTGTGCTTCCTTGTTCTGCTCCTTGGCAGTTGCTTCTCCCACGTTTTGGTGGACAAAGAGGCAGCTTGGGGAAAGATTGACTTGCTTCATCCTCAGGAAAGCCTGCACAGCGATCTGGAGAACATCCTGCATTTCTGATGGATTTTCTCCAAAGATATTGATCATAGTCATGTTGCCAACACCGATGACAAAGGTGGCCAGCTCATTGTCATGGTTCAGAGAGTGTTTATTTGCCATCTGGATGGCACGAAGTCCCTCTGTGTCAACCACCAGCACAAAATCAAAGCCCAAGTCTTGCTGCAGCTCCTCGCCCACTGGGATGAGCTGCATGAAGGCTCCGCGGGTGCATCTCCCTGCGCTGACGTTGAACTGCAGACCAAACATGGCATTCAGCAGGGTGGACTTGCCTGTGCTCTGGATGCCGAGCACGGAGAGTACAAACACTCGTTTGTCTCCCAGCCTCTCAATTAAGCTGTCAAAGATTGCTCCCACCCAGTGCAAGGGCAGGTAAGAAGCATCCCCGTCCATCAGCTCCATGGGATAACCTGAAaccatcagctctgctgcaatTTCCGGCAGTTTGACAAAATTGTCTTTCTTGGATTTTATTAATTGCAGAGCTTCATAAATCTGCCCTGCCTCCCTCAGAAGGTGCTCCAGGCCGATGGATGAATTGTTGAGTACATCAGAAATGGAATCCAGCTGATTCATCAAATTGTTGTTCACACAAGTTtgttcctggttttttttttcgGTCAGGTTTTCAGACCATAACTTGTGATAGTCTCTCCTCAGTTCTTCAAGGCGACCACAAGACAGCTCATCCATAAAGACCTTCATCCAGTGCAGGAAGTATTTCTTGGTATCTGCTGGCTGAGCATGGATAAAGCCAAGGAACAAATTCATCAGTGTGTTGAGGGGGAAAGCTTGCTCAAGTTGCTTCCTTCTTAGTTCTGACTTCTCATATTCAATTTGGCTCCGATGATGCTCAACACTCTTGTTCCCCTTCTCCTGCAAGCGAGTGAGTTCTTTGTCCTTTTGGCACCACTGGTGCCACAGTTTTCCTTGAAGCGGCAGCAGCCGGGATTTGATCTCAGACAGCTTCTCTTTCTTCAGAAGTTCCACCAGCTCCTTTGCCTTTGCTTTGCCTGTCACACACGCATCTCGATCTGCATCCACTATGAATCCGAGCTGGCGAGCTTTGTCCATGCAGGACTCCAGGCTGAAACGTGGATTAGAACCTTCCAGGAGATTTCCAATTGTCTTGGTCAGTTGATCCATCAGTTCAGCTTCGTTTCTGTTCTTGATCcctatttttatgtttttgctGGCTTGTCCAGCTGCAATGTTCTCTTTTTCCATGAGAAGAAAAACCAAAGGCCTTTGTGACTGCCACAGGTCCTGCAGAAGCTTTTTCCCCCTGTTGTCCATGTGCTCCCAATTGGGCACAAGAGCCACATTGACAGCAGATATctcctgcaggaactgcagctgtgCTCCGTGATCCCTGGCATCTCCATGCAGGTTACAGAAAGCCACGCAGCGCTCAAAGGTGTCATCCGGGCTTCCACGGGGGCAGTACCAGGCGATCTCCACCAGCCCTTCCACCAGCAAACGCTCTctggtgctgcctctgcagtggCGGTGGAAGAAAGTGTCGTGTTTGTGTTTGCTCAGCAGACCGTTCAGGAGCTGGGACTTGGAAGAGGAGGCCGAGCTGCCAATGCGGATGAAGGACACAATGGGTGTCTGTGCCTGAAAGATGAGTTTGTTGTTGTAACTCTTTGTGTGGGCCTGATTTCCTGACTTGTCTAcctctctccagctcctttgAATTTGGCTGAGGGCGTAGAGCAGGAACTCAATGCCTGAAGTGCTCGGGTTGGGCACCAGCAGAGGCAGCGCCAGTTGGCAGAACGCCAGCTTGGTTGCCAGGGTCTGTCTCAGGAAGTCATCAGCACAATGGAAAATGGCCATCTGCAGGTCCATGGGGTGCACATGGCTGTCCTTCCTTTCAGGTTCAGGGGAGGCTCCATCCGCATCACCTAAAAACTGCTCAATGGAATATGACTGTCGGTTCTCTTGCTCTCTGCTTTGTGGCATGGTTGCAAGGCAAGGGTTGCTGTCATCCCAGCAAGTCAAGCACCTCACCTGGTAATCCACAGTTAACAGCTTTTGCAAGAAGTAAAATGGCAGTTccttgtcctggctgtgttggctgtcctgcagagatGTCTTGCAGATGGTGAGGAAATCTCCCATCCCCATTTTCCTTGGATAGTGACTTTCCAGTCCAAGGCGCTTCAGCAGCTGGAGGAACTCTGGGTTTGAAATGGCTTCATTTTCTTTGGACTTGCTGCTGTCTGACTTGGACTGGGACTGACTGGGGGCCCCAGACGTTGGAAAAGTGTCTTCCACATTTCTGAGTATGTTCTGCATCCTCTGTTCATCCCATTTTTCATCCAAGCCCCCACTGATCAAGGAGTTCAAGTCCTgttccagcctctcccagtctTCGTCTCCACTGTGCTTTTGGAGGAGATTCTTTATCCGTGTGGACCACAAGCCTTTCATGTGATCTTCCATGAAAACTAAACGCTCCCTCTTCTGCTCAAGGGACAGCTCTTGACTTTCGGGTGTCACAGTTAGACCCGTCAGCAGGAGGGAGGCCTCAGCTCTGTCGGCATCTTGCTCCTTCAGGTTGACGTACTCCGCATGTGCCGCTTCCATTTCCTTGGCCATGTACTGAATTTCTGGGTGTCCAAGGAGGTGCTGAAAAGTGCTGCTTTCCACCTGGTACCCTATGCTGGTCACAATCAAGAGCaccaacagctccatgtccttctgaGCCTGTTCCTGGAGAGACTGGAGTAAGGAATAAATGGCCAGGCTGATGGTCAGGGTGGCTTCTATCTTTGCTTCATGAACATCAGAGGCAGAGCTTCCTGGTGCATGGATATGCTCCTGCATTTGCTGCAGTGTTTTGATGAACTCTTGAAGCTCAGAGACTTTGGGAGATCTGGGAAGTGGGTGCTCAGTCTGGAAGACCCATTGCATAATGAAGGAAGCCTCAGGGAAGTCCTTGACAGAGTGGATATGAGGATTCAGGAGATTCCCTAACAGCACCTTGATAAAGGTGGTGTTTTCTAGAGGTGATTCCTGGCACCTCTGCACGGTGTTCACCAGGAAGTCCTGCAGGGCTTTGTCTGACAGGCACACATTGATCCACACACTGGAATTCCTGGTTTTTGCACTCAGACCATCCTTTAGCTCCATCAGCATGAGCAGCTTCCTTTCATCCGCTTTTGTCACCTCCCAGGCCTTCACAATCCCCATGAAATCTCTGGCCTCTTGCACTGCACTGCTCAATTCATCTCTAAAAATGGTGCCAACGCTCTCATTTGTGAGCACTTTGTAAGCAGCCCTGAGTGCTCTGCTCATCTGATCTACAGATTTAAAATCCTTGCAGTGATTGCACAGGATGACATCCCACACTGGGATCAGCTGAAAGCCACGGTCGATAACGCACCACGTTGTGTTATCAGACACAAGCCCCGTTTTCCACTGAGGAAGGGAAGATGTGTCTGCTGGGCCCCCTGTGTTGGCCACGTAGAGCTGAATTTCTGAATGGGAACTCTCTCTGGCTCTTCCTTTGACAGAAGCCTGTGAGCTGGATTTGGAAACATCCAGGGCCCCTGCAGCACATACCAGGAAGTCACCATAGCTCTTCCTGACAAAGCTGTTCAATGCTTTAGAGGTTTGCTTTTTTACCTCTTCCCTCTGCTCGGCTCGGAATCCTTCTGTAGATGCCTTCCACCAGAATATGCCCCCAAAGTGGAGGGGACCCTGGTTTATGTGGGACCCGAACCTGCTGAAGAAGCTCTCACACATCTTCACCAAGATGGGGTTGTCTTCTTCCCAGCTGAAGCTCAAAAGCTGTTGGTCCATgtcttgcagctcctgcagagccgCATCCGAGAGGCGAAGCTGATGCCTTTGGAAGTAGCAGGAGGCCAGAGGGATGTACTGGTACTTGGTGATGCAAAAGTAGCTCTGCTCAGAGCGGGACTGGTGGGTGTCCTGTGATTGTGAGGAGTTGCTGTGATCTATACTTCCTATTGGAAGGAGCCTCCAGAAGAGAGCTTTGGCAGAAATACTCATGCTGaagcccagctgctccatggACTTGGTGAAAGTGGattctgctgcagaggaggagaacTCCTTTGTCTCAAGCAGCGATCCTTGCATTGGACCGGCAAGCTGGAATCCGTCAGGaaccctgaggagctgctctcgCATTGCCAGCACATCTTCAGGTCTGCTGGTTCTGTAgatgccctgcagggccagTCCCCCCGATGCCCGCCTCAGCATCTCCGTGTCAGGGATGttctccccactgcctgctgactgctcctgctgctccagctgcttctgGATGCTCTCCAGCATATCTGTCAAGGGTTTCTTTGGTGCTGGCCAGAACTCTTTGGGAATCTCCATGGCTTGCCACAGAGTCTCTGCTTTCTCCCTCAGAgcatcctggctgtgcctgcgGCTGTTGAGCATTTCTGTCAAATCATTCAGGGCTTGTTTGGCAACTTcttggctttgcttttttttctccaagtaCTCCTTCTGCACCTCTTTAATGGTTATTTTGTCATTTGTTATTTTCAAGAATTTAAGAAGTGCCTTTTTCTCCCAGGGATGCTGAACTTTGCACTCCAGCTTGAGGTAGTCTTCGTATTCCACATGTTGCAGGGCTTCTCTGCACTTGATTCCCAGGATCTGGGTCACTTTGGGCAGCCAGTATTGAGCATCCAGCCCTTCCTTCTGGAGTGcctctgccaggagctgtgtctTTTCATCTCTCTCCTGTGTGTCCTCCTGTGAAGCCATGGCTGTGGAGGAAGAACAGAGACTTTCCCTAAGGTGTTGTCAGAGGTCCTGGGCTCctggcagaggctctgcagcacctgcagccctggagaatGCTCTCACCCAGCTACTGGTGCCCAGCCTGGGATGGCACAAGAGCCAGGGTCTCCTTCCCATCACCCTGGATGTGCCTGTTGCTTTCCTGTTTGCAGGATCAACCCTGAAGCTGAGTCTGTATCGCAGAGACTGCACCGACACACTGACACACATAGATTGGCCCACACACAGACAAAAACATAGGCACAAACAGAGACTCACCCAGCCACACAACCTGCCCTGGACAAGGTGCTGCCTTCACCATCACCCACATCCTCCCAGCACAACTCCTCAATCCACAAGTGCAGACTGCCTGGGGCCATTCCTGGCTCCCtggagcactggcacagcccctctgcccatccagcagccctgcctgcatcctgcaccctctgcccagcccacgGCTGCCCTGCTCgctgcctggcccagcctgctgctcccagcacccgGAGGCAGCGCTCACACACTCCCCCCATGGGCACCCCACACTCCCCAGACACACTCCCCCATGCCCCCCAcgggctctgagctgtgctcctgctccagctgccagcgcagcccctccctTGCCCCTCTCTGGCctcttcccaggagctgcttcctggCACCCTCAGGGGCCCACCCCAGTGCAGGGGGAAAATCCAccttgtccctgcccacagctgtgtctgGGACATCCTGGTGGCCCTTCAggagatactggaaatgttgGGAGCCAGCTCAGAGAGGTGCCCTCTGTGATCTGCTGCTCGTTAGCACAGAGGGTCTCATCAGGCAGGTGCCCTTTGGTGACAATCTTGGCTTCAGCCACCACAGAGCCACCAAGTTCAAAATGTCTGGTGACAGGAGGAAATGTGCCTGCAAACCTTCAACTGGGCACCCCCCCTTTTAACTTTTGGGGGTTTTGACTCTTTCACACAACTCCAAGAATTGTCCCAGTCTCAGTTCATTTGGATACTGGAGAGATTTATTCCTTGCAAAAAATCTGTCTGAGTATTCAGCTTCTGTCCCACCAAGGCCACAACATTGACACCAGCACAGGAACTGATCTAAGGGGATTAGACTCAGATCCAATAGATCCAAGGGCTCCTGCaccctccagctccttccagagCCTTCAGAGGCAGTTTTCCCTGTGCAGGGAATCACTGCAGATGTGGGCAATCTGAGCAAGGGCTGTGGGCTCTGATTCCCCTCACTCACCTCACAGCAGATGCTCCCGTTGCTCCCAGCCTTGGCTTCCCAGCAGACACCGGCAGTCGAGGGCCCCAGCtcaggggacacagcacagcagcaggggcaggctTTGGGTACACGGTGGGTGTGGAGAAGAAGATGAAAACCCCTTGAGAACtcaggaggaagagcagcaggaaggaaaggcCCCAAAACCTAAAGGAGAAGAGCAGACAGTCAGCACAAGGCAACCCATGAGCGGTGAGGATTCATTCCAGGAGGACTGGAGGCCAACCCTTCACCTCCACTGACAAATGCCCAGGCAGCAAAGACTCCTCAGGGCTCTTCTGGGGAGGTGACCAGAGCAGGGTTTCACCTGGGACCTACATCCACATTCCCCCACCAGAAGGAAGCTGGACATGCTGAAGAGGTGGGACAGAGCAAAGCCCCTGAAGGTCACCAAGGCCAAGTGCaggtgctgcccctgggtcGGGGCAATTCAGGCCCAGACACAAGCTGGGAAgagaatggattgagagcagccctgaggagaaggacttggggctGCTGTAGGGtgagaggctgtgcagggaacATCTGTGCTCTGGGGGCAGCAGACAAGGTGAGGAGGCGGCAGAGCCAGGGGAACAGCACTGccagtggggcagcagggccctgtCCCACCACTGCCCACgtcacacagctgctgctggggggaaGCTCAGGGCCCCACAGAGGGGGGAGAAGCAGCGCTGGGCTTGGATCCCAGCAGGCActgagcccccccagcagcTCGTGTGCTCCCACCAGCAtgatggggacaggatggggacagcagaaacaggaaaagccCCTGACTCAAGACAAGGGCAgttcagcagcagaggaaagctgGGTGTGCTTGCAGAGCACAGGTGGGATTTCAGACACCAATTGTTTTCTGTGGGCACAtgtccagctgctccctgggcagcagagcctcaGTGCAGAGTGACTTCTCAGGATGGGAACAGCTGGCTCAGGGTCACTGCTGGAGCTCGTCCACTTGAGCCACTTGTCCCAGTCCTGTCCTCTCCCAAATTCTCTCCCACTGGAGCACTGCCAGTGCTGGTTCAGTTTCAGGAGGCAGAGGCTGTCCTGGACAACATCAACTCCCGCTCAGTCGCACCCTGAACCTGCCCCCAGGCAGCCTTGGCAG
This window of the Ammospiza nelsoni isolate bAmmNel1 chromosome 3, bAmmNel1.pri, whole genome shotgun sequence genome carries:
- the LOC132071450 gene encoding interferon-induced very large GTPase 1-like; its protein translation is MASQEDTQERDEKTQLLAEALQKEGLDAQYWLPKVTQILGIKCREALQHVEYEDYLKLECKVQHPWEKKALLKFLKITNDKITIKEVQKEYLEKKKQSQEVAKQALNDLTEMLNSRRHSQDALREKAETLWQAMEIPKEFWPAPKKPLTDMLESIQKQLEQQEQSAGSGENIPDTEMLRRASGGLALQGIYRTSRPEDVLAMREQLLRVPDGFQLAGPMQGSLLETKEFSSSAAESTFTKSMEQLGFSMSISAKALFWRLLPIGSIDHSNSSQSQDTHQSRSEQSYFCITKYQYIPLASCYFQRHQLRLSDAALQELQDMDQQLLSFSWEEDNPILVKMCESFFSRFGSHINQGPLHFGGIFWWKASTEGFRAEQREEVKKQTSKALNSFVRKSYGDFLVCAAGALDVSKSSSQASVKGRARESSHSEIQLYVANTGGPADTSSLPQWKTGLVSDNTTWCVIDRGFQLIPVWDVILCNHCKDFKSVDQMSRALRAAYKVLTNESVGTIFRDELSSAVQEARDFMGIVKAWEVTKADERKLLMLMELKDGLSAKTRNSSVWINVCLSDKALQDFLVNTVQRCQESPLENTTFIKVLLGNLLNPHIHSVKDFPEASFIMQWVFQTEHPLPRSPKVSELQEFIKTLQQMQEHIHAPGSSASDVHEAKIEATLTISLAIYSLLQSLQEQAQKDMELLVLLIVTSIGYQVESSTFQHLLGHPEIQYMAKEMEAAHAEYVNLKEQDADRAEASLLLTGLTVTPESQELSLEQKRERLVFMEDHMKGLWSTRIKNLLQKHSGDEDWERLEQDLNSLISGGLDEKWDEQRMQNILRNVEDTFPTSGAPSQSQSKSDSSKSKENEAISNPEFLQLLKRLGLESHYPRKMGMGDFLTICKTSLQDSQHSQDKELPFYFLQKLLTVDYQVRCLTCWDDSNPCLATMPQSREQENRQSYSIEQFLGDADGASPEPERKDSHVHPMDLQMAIFHCADDFLRQTLATKLAFCQLALPLLVPNPSTSGIEFLLYALSQIQRSWREVDKSGNQAHTKSYNNKLIFQAQTPIVSFIRIGSSASSSKSQLLNGLLSKHKHDTFFHRHCRGSTRERLLVEGLVEIAWYCPRGSPDDTFERCVAFCNLHGDARDHGAQLQFLQEISAVNVALVPNWEHMDNRGKKLLQDLWQSQRPLVFLLMEKENIAAGQASKNIKIGIKNRNEAELMDQLTKTIGNLLEGSNPRFSLESCMDKARQLGFIVDADRDACVTGKAKAKELVELLKKEKLSEIKSRLLPLQGKLWHQWCQKDKELTRLQEKGNKSVEHHRSQIEYEKSELRRKQLEQAFPLNTLMNLFLGFIHAQPADTKKYFLHWMKVFMDELSCGRLEELRRDYHKLWSENLTEKKNQEQTCVNNNLMNQLDSISDVLNNSSIGLEHLLREAGQIYEALQLIKSKKDNFVKLPEIAAELMVSGYPMELMDGDASYLPLHWVGAIFDSLIERLGDKRVFVLSVLGIQSTGKSTLLNAMFGLQFNVSAGRCTRGAFMQLIPVGEELQQDLGFDFVLVVDTEGLRAIQMANKHSLNHDNELATFVIGVGNMTMINIFGENPSEMQDVLQIAVQAFLRMKQVNLSPSCLFVHQNVGEATAKEQNKEAQRHFQEKLDEMTVVAAQQEFCDISSFSDVIGFDVNTHIHYFAHLWVGDPPMAPPNPTYSQNVQQLKSKILQSAKKQSQRSILRLSGLKDRIGDLWNALLNENFVFSFKNSLEIAVYRKLESAYSQWTWKLRSHILDVQMGLYNKIRNGDWQNVTRQHLEGEVQKTSDAIEKEVEKYFREDKDRETLVQWKSNTELKLKELKETLLHETKKKCENLIELQKEQRKLDARKLEYEDELLKRSRELAVTLKGKSLSERELKDNFTLVWNQWITEVSRAARPLERVNIEKEIEDVLLEHFKEPGFHARIRSFPRGRGFSFDPEKHIMKKKYLGYISDPRSISNADVINFQHITGNIIACVKANIAKKEEEKRDYSRNFIHEILNEVQKGVNSVSSNATRTFNRDYSMDLSLYLCTMAAERFKAMHEAFQMANDPAVYLKSKRDDFFQCFQISCQGATSVTTFAASLCDKIEPALSRAVYDRTAIVIADDMKGKFPDFQGSRANLEVCILRYLAEQENFEFFKCYLKRPEDFFQKYIGIQVQSYCLDGSRRLRKFLEDSFNNLYRNILSAVSSSTQAVKDRKDREDKVSLWLDGFCRELTEVINLPRSDLKGIEHQEVTDIEFLSSAMAQRLNYLRDRLMEEFDDADLSSFSWQPHTILAEHFSGCWAQCPFCGAVCTNTMRNHDGDHQVVFHRPRGLMGTTWHGTNDLVIDICSSLVTSNLKFRFDNGKWIPYKRYRNAGPPVSTWNILPDSSMQAYWKWFVSHFRTQLEALYGQKFQGKGEIPEAWGRITKQEALSELEKR